A region from the Lentimonas sp. CC4 genome encodes:
- a CDS encoding septum formation inhibitor Maf: MRLLQITLLSLFALNQANAQVREFWFSGAEINRYELKQMRYGESHPGHAELIFVTEPFLVDQHVKHEFGTGSSTDILKLNAQRAFNTGIYTYRVMTSTFQPIDMERYPHALKTNTSIQDWCGQVFQQIGKTQTGWDIELRSYFQKDGDQDFTLGDYWLEDELWTRLRLDPMSLPVGKLQLVPGAILTRWMLIPIEPQDALARLKEGKKQSSYTVEYPKLGRKLVIHFDTKFPHIIRGWEEHEPAGVTHATLTHRLMNSEYWSEKHLKDASKRKLLGLEEVPN, translated from the coding sequence ATGCGCTTACTTCAAATCACACTACTCTCTCTTTTTGCACTCAATCAAGCGAATGCACAGGTGCGCGAGTTTTGGTTTTCTGGTGCCGAAATCAACCGCTACGAGCTCAAACAAATGCGCTACGGCGAATCACACCCGGGTCATGCAGAACTCATATTTGTCACCGAGCCTTTTCTTGTCGATCAGCATGTTAAACACGAATTCGGGACCGGCTCCAGCACCGACATACTTAAGCTAAACGCACAAAGAGCGTTCAACACTGGCATCTATACCTACCGAGTGATGACGAGCACCTTTCAACCAATCGACATGGAACGCTACCCGCATGCGCTCAAAACAAACACAAGCATCCAAGACTGGTGCGGACAGGTGTTCCAACAAATTGGTAAAACTCAGACTGGCTGGGATATTGAGCTCCGCTCCTATTTCCAAAAAGACGGTGATCAGGACTTTACGCTGGGAGATTATTGGCTGGAAGATGAATTGTGGACTCGGCTACGCCTCGACCCCATGAGCCTACCAGTCGGCAAACTACAACTCGTCCCAGGAGCGATCCTCACCCGATGGATGCTCATCCCCATCGAACCACAAGATGCATTGGCCAGGCTGAAAGAAGGCAAAAAGCAATCCTCCTACACGGTCGAATACCCCAAGCTAGGGCGTAAACTCGTCATCCATTTCGATACGAAATTCCCACACATTATTCGTGGCTGGGAAGAGCACGAACCTGCCGGAGTGACCCATGCAACACTCACACACCGACTAATGAATTCCGAATACTGGTCCGAAAAACACCTTAAAGATGCAAGCAAACGCAAGTTGCTAGGCCTCGAAGAAGTCCCGAACTAA
- a CDS encoding DUF1080 domain-containing protein: MRPTLSFSCRRFTLSTDNFLSVVACSLGSLLLGASQASADAVKENVTYQADKLAGVEAPFTPLFNGKNYEGWYIKLKDGDQALGERVFAIEDGMIHVFDDSWPDEIDLDEGTDATIGMLYTKKSYDKYHLKFDYKWGKKKANYFAKWQYDAGVYYHISDDKVFPTGVEFQIHYVPNEDRNRTGDLIRPPGQTYDWYFNTETSEYLHPDEGGVLYTKQKSYKGKKWLHNAKITRNFNALNDEWNTCELIVMGGEYAIHKLNGEVVNMAFNLDPAAGIIGFQSETAEIFYKNIEIKEFEEIIPAETFLNKD, translated from the coding sequence ATGCGCCCCACCCTTTCTTTCTCCTGCCGCCGTTTCACGCTGTCTACTGACAATTTCCTATCCGTAGTTGCCTGTTCCTTGGGATCCTTGCTCCTAGGAGCTTCGCAAGCATCAGCTGATGCCGTCAAAGAGAACGTAACATATCAGGCAGATAAACTTGCGGGTGTGGAAGCGCCATTCACCCCTCTCTTTAACGGCAAGAATTACGAGGGGTGGTATATCAAATTAAAAGATGGCGACCAGGCTTTAGGAGAGCGTGTTTTCGCAATTGAGGACGGGATGATTCATGTCTTCGATGATAGCTGGCCTGATGAGATCGACCTAGATGAAGGGACTGATGCTACCATCGGTATGTTGTATACCAAAAAATCTTACGACAAATACCACCTCAAATTCGACTATAAGTGGGGAAAGAAAAAGGCGAACTACTTTGCCAAATGGCAATATGACGCAGGGGTCTATTACCACATCTCCGATGATAAAGTATTCCCAACTGGCGTAGAATTTCAAATCCACTATGTGCCAAATGAAGATCGCAACCGCACAGGCGACTTAATCCGCCCTCCTGGTCAGACGTATGATTGGTATTTCAACACCGAGACCAGCGAATACCTCCACCCTGACGAAGGTGGTGTCCTGTATACGAAACAGAAGTCATACAAGGGGAAAAAATGGCTACACAATGCCAAAATCACAAGGAACTTCAATGCGTTGAACGACGAGTGGAACACTTGTGAACTCATCGTAATGGGTGGGGAGTATGCCATCCACAAGCTCAATGGCGAGGTCGTCAACATGGCATTTAATCTGGATCCAGCCGCTGGAATTATTGGCTTCCAATCGGAAACTGCTGAGATCTTTTATAAGAACATTGAGATCAAGGAATTTGAAGAAATCATTCCAGCCGAGACGTTCCTGAATAAGGATTAA
- a CDS encoding RidA family protein: protein MSIERQETKQRMSRIVIHNDTVYLCGQVCADATKDISEQTETMLEKVDALLLQAGSDREHMLSATIYVRDMKDFGAMNAVWDDWVPEGCAPARACVEARMARAELLVEISVIAAVKQ, encoded by the coding sequence ATGAGCATTGAGCGACAAGAAACAAAGCAGCGTATGAGCCGTATCGTTATTCATAATGATACCGTCTATTTGTGTGGGCAAGTGTGTGCTGACGCCACCAAAGACATCTCTGAACAGACTGAGACCATGCTTGAGAAAGTGGATGCGCTGCTACTGCAAGCAGGCTCGGATCGTGAGCACATGCTCTCGGCAACCATCTACGTGCGAGATATGAAAGATTTCGGCGCTATGAATGCAGTCTGGGATGATTGGGTGCCTGAAGGTTGTGCGCCCGCACGCGCCTGTGTGGAAGCACGTATGGCACGTGCTGAACTGCTCGTTGAGATCTCAGTCATTGCCGCAGTCAAGCAGTGA
- a CDS encoding fructose-bisphosphatase class III produces MTNKALSFKRPEENLSSLELLAAEFSNTDAAIAEIARLAAVQTLPRGAIHMISDIHGEDKKLRHVINNASGTLRPLVEKMFAKKMTSEELKSFLKITFYPAEVTDQLERDLTDPFELKEYARKILNPQFELLRHLMGNYSLKLATEILPADYQNLLLEILHAPTRERGNQFVEAIIDELQRQGRVLHLIHIVGRLIRNLAVDELIIGGDCWDRGPRGDRVVDYLRLQPNVSFIWGNHDALWLGAALGNDALICTALRVSLRYRRISQLDEGYSVPMTPLEHLARKIYSDDPAEFFMPKGDGLRPIELVARMQKAIAVMQFKLEGQLIERNPQWKLDHRRLMHRIDLDHGTIEIDGVVYELRDKRLPTVDPEDPYTLTSEEQDCLDRLKSSFLSSQKMREQMRYMVGHGSMYLQRGDCLIFHGCVPVDTEGNFLDLEIDGQNFSGKALFEEIEVVVRRALEKRKTPDLDFLWYLWCGPRSPLFGKDRIATLERDLIADKTPHRENKDPYFDLIHEVGFCDKVLEEFGADADQGLIVNGHVPVKLKQGESPIKRSGKAITIDGAFSEAYGDHGYTLVLEPGRIVLAEHHHFESIESAIKDGVDIVPKTQDIRVFDDPQRTQDTERGQRINYRMKELNRLIEAYRSNRLHEQ; encoded by the coding sequence GATCGCCCGCCTCGCTGCGGTGCAAACACTCCCTCGGGGTGCGATTCACATGATTAGTGATATTCATGGTGAAGATAAAAAATTACGGCACGTCATCAACAATGCCTCAGGGACACTTCGTCCGCTTGTTGAGAAAATGTTTGCTAAAAAAATGACGAGCGAGGAGCTCAAGAGCTTTCTGAAAATCACTTTCTATCCCGCAGAGGTCACTGATCAACTGGAACGGGATTTAACTGATCCATTTGAGCTGAAGGAATATGCACGTAAGATTCTGAACCCGCAGTTCGAGCTACTCCGGCATCTGATGGGCAACTACAGCCTGAAGTTGGCGACTGAGATATTACCAGCGGACTACCAGAACCTGTTACTGGAGATATTGCACGCGCCGACACGCGAGCGTGGCAATCAGTTTGTCGAAGCGATTATTGACGAGCTGCAACGCCAAGGACGTGTGCTACACCTCATACATATTGTCGGACGTTTGATTCGTAACCTCGCCGTGGATGAGTTGATCATCGGTGGCGACTGTTGGGATCGTGGGCCACGCGGTGATCGCGTTGTTGATTATCTGCGTTTGCAACCCAACGTATCATTCATTTGGGGAAATCATGATGCACTTTGGCTGGGTGCTGCGCTTGGTAATGACGCACTCATTTGCACCGCCTTAAGAGTGTCACTGCGCTATCGTCGAATCAGTCAGCTGGATGAGGGGTATAGTGTCCCAATGACGCCTCTGGAGCATCTAGCGCGTAAAATCTACTCAGATGACCCTGCCGAATTCTTCATGCCTAAAGGTGACGGCCTCCGTCCCATCGAACTGGTCGCTCGGATGCAGAAGGCGATCGCGGTGATGCAATTTAAATTGGAAGGCCAATTGATTGAGCGTAATCCGCAGTGGAAGCTTGATCATCGTCGACTGATGCATCGCATTGACCTGGACCATGGCACGATCGAGATCGATGGCGTCGTTTACGAACTGCGCGATAAACGCCTGCCTACCGTTGATCCAGAAGATCCATACACCTTGACTAGTGAGGAGCAGGACTGTCTCGATCGCTTGAAAAGTTCCTTCCTCAGTAGTCAGAAAATGAGAGAGCAAATGAGGTATATGGTCGGGCATGGTTCGATGTATTTGCAACGCGGAGACTGCCTTATCTTTCATGGCTGTGTTCCCGTCGATACCGAAGGTAACTTCTTGGATCTTGAAATCGATGGTCAGAACTTTTCGGGTAAAGCCTTGTTCGAAGAGATTGAGGTTGTTGTTCGCAGGGCACTTGAGAAACGAAAAACACCTGACCTCGATTTTCTCTGGTATCTCTGGTGTGGCCCTCGCTCTCCACTTTTCGGTAAAGACCGAATTGCCACACTAGAGAGAGATCTCATTGCGGATAAAACACCTCATCGAGAAAATAAAGATCCTTACTTTGATTTGATACATGAAGTTGGTTTTTGCGATAAAGTGCTTGAAGAGTTCGGCGCCGACGCCGACCAGGGATTGATCGTGAATGGTCACGTTCCCGTTAAGCTAAAGCAAGGGGAGTCGCCGATCAAGCGTAGTGGTAAGGCGATTACGATCGATGGTGCCTTCTCCGAGGCTTATGGGGATCATGGATACACCCTGGTTCTCGAGCCCGGGAGGATTGTTCTCGCAGAGCACCACCATTTCGAATCCATCGAGTCCGCGATCAAAGACGGTGTCGATATCGTTCCTAAGACTCAGGATATACGTGTGTTTGACGATCCGCAGCGAACGCAAGATACCGAGCGTGGTCAGCGTATCAATTACCGTATGAAAGAATTGAATCGTCTCATCGAGGCTTACAGGAGCAATCGACTACACGAGCAGTAG
- a CDS encoding peroxiredoxin-like family protein: MASQKLDSGGILPEITLSLVGGGKATLGKADDSQNWRLVFIYRGLHCPICHKYLKQLSAFKAKFLEAKAEIIVASADSAGQAEAMVLAEALDLEVAYGLSLEQMQRLGLWISEPRSADEVDHLFPEPALFAINTEGKIQLIDQSNTPFNRSDLKEVLDTVIWIQENNYPIRGTYGQ, translated from the coding sequence ATGGCATCACAAAAACTAGACTCAGGAGGGATCCTTCCAGAAATCACACTTTCACTCGTCGGAGGCGGCAAGGCCACGCTCGGAAAAGCAGACGACTCGCAAAACTGGCGACTTGTTTTCATCTACCGTGGCCTCCACTGCCCGATCTGCCACAAGTATTTGAAGCAACTAAGTGCTTTCAAAGCTAAATTCCTCGAAGCAAAAGCGGAGATCATCGTGGCCTCTGCTGACTCCGCTGGGCAGGCAGAAGCCATGGTTCTGGCTGAAGCGCTCGACCTTGAGGTTGCCTATGGTCTGAGTCTCGAACAAATGCAACGCCTCGGTCTCTGGATTTCAGAACCTCGTTCCGCGGATGAAGTCGACCATCTTTTCCCAGAGCCCGCACTGTTCGCGATTAATACTGAAGGAAAAATTCAATTGATTGATCAGTCCAACACTCCATTCAACCGCTCCGACCTCAAAGAGGTGCTAGATACAGTTATTTGGATCCAGGAAAACAACTATCCTATTCGCGGAACCTACGGGCAGTAA
- a CDS encoding DoxX family membrane protein, with amino-acid sequence MKKLTNSQLAYHGLRIAFGISFMVHGAVRFSDLSGFATKMAGQFESSILAGFPALSFAYIIPFAEALIGLALLIGSKCVRWGAFAGCLLMAGIMFGTCMLQKWELLTSQLLHLYLFYIILNNPNTADVSGKSA; translated from the coding sequence ATGAAAAAATTAACGAACTCACAACTGGCTTACCATGGTCTGCGTATCGCATTTGGTATTAGTTTTATGGTGCATGGTGCAGTCCGTTTTTCGGATCTCTCAGGTTTCGCCACGAAGATGGCCGGGCAATTTGAATCCTCGATACTCGCTGGATTTCCCGCGTTGAGCTTTGCTTACATCATCCCATTTGCGGAGGCCTTGATTGGGCTCGCTCTGTTGATCGGTAGCAAGTGTGTGCGTTGGGGAGCCTTTGCCGGTTGCTTACTTATGGCGGGAATCATGTTTGGCACCTGCATGCTCCAAAAGTGGGAACTTTTAACCTCCCAGTTGCTGCATCTATATTTGTTCTACATCATCCTGAACAATCCAAACACTGCGGATGTGTCAGGAAAGTCTGCTTAA